In the genome of Dermacentor andersoni chromosome 3, qqDerAnde1_hic_scaffold, whole genome shotgun sequence, one region contains:
- the LOC126543552 gene encoding uncharacterized protein encodes MLKHYENGEQIETNEACLNCTCVSSMLMCYLRVCPYVKQLGDDCTVTKRPGECCPDIACPAGTSAERPDTLGAHGTDHEHVSSSTNLGGSPPTPDLFPCTHETPESGGKKAESLPVPTALYEPETEAPFAEEGAGCYIDGKHYSEGARMPRDPKKPCEVCYCIRNSSACVLQDCELHVDGCSPVFSRPSCCPTRYNCSIEAATTVPPGLLSTEAPDTGCMHNGKFYEDGAQVPSDEPCQHCYCMRHEVVCAVSDCKAPSDGCVAMPTEPGHCCPLRYECPSDMTTTLGPGMTSPAATTPSTFETVEGKQGVKDEGATPTQEASTTVAPFTTTPTAVSFTTGVTGEGVYVLRKRNGYSHIISVLEHVAEAKKKKNSIGKCKMNQPRYFGMCIKQKGCVKSRAHATGRASIVRSKFKEILENMARPASAWLVLRTTTAAPELTSASVQTYAAKETSEPALSETSTGAPSTTAEATTKPSETEATTPETSAKSEATTEPVTPSSELPSTGKPTTAEGPREDEGPETTESQPASSVTPAVSTEGATTVATTEAATTPKEEATTQPAATSTTTPEASTTAAVATATPEAEATTEPTTSSTHAETEGVTSYEAKESTPKKEETSAAPEVTTASTTGATEEASSETPEVSTVPKTTEAAETSTTPAATSTGVTEEATTAHTEEPTTAGAASTAAEAAEASTPSEKVTEETTTAGVEVTTGTSTPSEKVTEETTTAGVEVTSGASTPSEKVTEETTTAGVEVTTGASTPSDKVTEETTTAGVEVTTGASTPSDKVTEETTTAGVEVTTGASTPSEKVTEETTTAGVEVTTGASTPSEKVTEGTTTAGVEVTTGASTPSEKVTEETTTAGVEVTTGASTPSEKVTEETTTAEVEVTTGASTPSEKVTEETTTAGVDVTTGASTPSEKVTEETTTAGVEVTTGASTPSEKVTEETTTAGVEVTTGASTPSEKVTEEMTTAGVEVTTGASTSSEKVTEETTTAGVEVTTGASTASEKVTEETTTAGVEVTTGASTPSEKVTEETTTAGVQVTTGASTPSEKVTEETTTAGVEVTTGPASSTEATTTSATSEGATEETTVRHTEESTTTEVASTPVQPEATSTPSEAASEETTPGGEATTGPSVYTGVTTQKPTEVTTAKIPEVETTVSELGREDTPKTTPAYETSTTSAASTPETTEEVTSATPEATTPHEVTEGATSEGTTVQPATSGAPETSPTTEHVTEEETKPSTAPTTPSAPGTEGTATPSSTPEGTPSSAVTEETATTASVTPSAEVTASSATTGEATTVPATTREEVTTPEVSEKEKPETVTMADTTTAHTPEEALSTTPAVSTEAVSTPGVATTAPPEVSESVTTPSATTGAEVTTPSEAERSTAQATQEPSTTSPTMEKETTSAVTVGSTTEAAPGSTTTEGVTGTMAEGVTATEAVTGSTVTEGVTSEVTTTSTGATPEAVTTQEPSATEQTTTETPYITTATRAPEAGRDEEAPSTTPIPPGYTPSSPSEESTTVAAEATTEPGVTTTHAATEGTTMTEVSSVKPEVTTGAVTTTEVPATTPPVTPSDILTTPGSEAPEPEPTAGGPEREQGEESSSVTPAETSSTTEVTTPASTKETPVPTSERPTTSAETTPSEVPTTRPEMTTEGKTPPAPVEPTSKQPAPKTSEVPGEVEQATTTPVEMAPTTEAVTTPAVATTEKPQATVITEAPVTGSTGFETLDHRKAPTTTEAPASTPEVTPEAPTTTEQPAITPSTGLPTSTEAPVSATTPVEPAVSTTKEDTVGREDKPSSEEEPEEEADCTYQGQTYKFGDEVPPPDACKYCRCFDGEVICAEKVCLPPAPNCVPGPIPDGECCPEMYNCDGEEMPGTTQLPTIVPTSKKTPPPTVETPATTPEVSATSTEGTSPPASTELSTESSATQPPSTTSAGESTTAESTTEPETEARKKQPPSEKPEEVTTGSTEPATGATSAATTPSGTEPTEGSTAPSLSTQPPEATSVETGATSEPSVTTPETTPSGETSAPSEASTPESTSPSEAASPTGTATEPTTPGVTTPSVTTEPASTPVPSAETSSSVTTAASSTPAETPETGTPEVTTPSAATSPEATTSAETGSTGTETEASTPVTTPIGSSPETSTPSVTTPSSPEASTPEASTPETSTPEASTPEASTPEASTPEASTPEASTPEASTPEASTPEASTPEVSTPGPSTPEASTPEASTPEVTTPESSTPAASTPEASSPDMTTPQASTPESSTPEASTPESSTSEASTPGATTPGASTPESSTPEITTPAVSTPEPSTAEVSTTEASTPAAESRTPEASTPEASTSEASTPEATTPSITTPAPTSPEGSTPEASTPEVTTPAVTSEASTPEASTSAPSTEATSSEGTTPEATTPSATTPAPASTEGTTPEASTPGATTLAATSPEGTTPEASTSEQSTPASTEGTTPEVTTPSATSPEATTPESSVPTTPQEASTPETSTAAETSSEGSTLEMTTPGATTEAETSTEGATPEATTSGATTPGVTSTEGTTPEGSTAVTTSPPGTTPEATSPGETTPVATSSEGTTPEGSTPGVTTPAPTSPEVTTPEASTPTGAATLSATSPEVTTPEGSTSGATTSAETTPEVSTPAATTAESSTPAETSATPEASTPSVTASESPTSTAAESELTTAATEQPSSVPSTPEGSTPEGETTGPPSTEAATSESPAATTPEASTSAGTTPSASTIEASTETSSPEASTPTGTAAPTTLEARTSGLTETTRESTTPATPEATTPAETPVTSESAATESPATTMAEPSSSEATTPASSAATEATTPPVTEETKESTAASAPTTPAETSETESASTPSSEATEATTPETTKETSEASTPVSTDAATPGTTEEAASTPTATVSEASTPATTEGTEEPKTPSSTESTEGTSPTEMRDATTTEGATTPSEAATKAETEVTTPGTTASTTAGATEETKEATTAPSSEATEASTSPASSEATTESSTPASTTGASESTTEAKETSVTEASTPASTAATSEATTAEVKTESTPAMSTTSKPSEATTPSAETTTESEEEFPTECDVNGVIYKDGDQVSDGNPCHFCNCLEGEVICAERICRPPGPECKPLPKSPEQCCPDYDCEGVTTPAAVSTVEGRKKPPEVTPPTVETTPAVTAPSRPKPGEEEEEVPKPCNVQGTTVEHGQVIQTANPCTFCKCTFGEMVCAERICEEPPRPGCKPTGVKPEQCCAEAYICPSEEEEGREEMVTQKPSVFKFTTISPTTDDLKKIFGPNVTTTPVPPTTVPPFIIEVMTEPPASQPPVHDLSTGEPEATTTAKEPEETGATEATATTGEERTTSATTAAPESTSQPSEATSPTTEAPEAANATTTTATLTTKPLVHYATTTEASTAETSAEPEVPREEEVTPAATTVEPVEGKKGTPPATTESPSIFTTVMEFFTGSASTTEAPEVNATTPSEPPSVTTAKPEVETEKPAETAATAGAAVTEPTKPAPESTATPEVTTPEVTTPGATTTGEPELPREEVTTPTPVTEESESTTTEGAIIIEEGSCIFDAKVYQSAEQIPRPDPCDFCFCFRGDIICLQQTCPPPIPQCFETPISGFCCPRYECPVHMTVKNVSVATTTTTTTTTTPAPRFGQQMLEASMEVKGCDVNGSFYQVGQVVKKASGPCLECICDASGMIKCNPKECQPQAPLLLRMNRSYFRTR; translated from the exons TGCCGGTACCTACCGCCCTCTACGAGCCAGAAACGGAAGCTCCGTTCGCCGAGGAAGGAGCGG GATGCTACATCGATGGCAAGCACTACTCCGAGGGCGCGCGAATGCCCCGGGACCCGAAGAAGCCGTGCGAGGTCTGCTACTGCATCCGCAACAGCAGcgcgtgcgtcctgcaggactgcGAGCTGCACGTGGACGGCTGCTCCCCCGTGTTCTCCAGGCCGAGCTGCTGCCCCACAAGATACAACTGCA GTATAGAAGCGGCCACTACCGTTCCTCCCGGTTTGTTGTCAACTGAAGCTCCTGACACCG GCTGCATGCACAACGGCAAGTTCTACGAAGACGGCGCACAGGTGCCCTCTGACGAGCCGTGCCAGCACTGCTACTGCATGCGTCACGAAGTGGTCTGCGCCGTGAGCGACTGCAAGGCACCTTCGGACGGATGCGTGGCTATGCCTACGGAGCCGGGACACTGCTGCCCATTGCGATACGAATGCC CGTCCGACATGACAACGACGCTGGGACCGGGAATGACGAGCCCGGCAGCGACGACACCTTCGACGTTCGAAACGGTGGAAGGCAAGCAGGGCGTCAAGGACGAGGGTGCGACGCCAACCCAGGAGGCGTCTACCACGGTTGCGCCTTTCACGACCACACCGACAGCCGTCAGCTTCACAACAGGCGTCACTGGCGAAGGTGTGTACGTGCTGAGAAAACGAAATGGTTACAGTCACATAATAAGTGTCTTAGAGCATGTGGcagaagctaaaaaaaaaaaaaactctattgGGAAATGTAAAATGAATCAACCAAGATATTTCGGCATGTGCATAAAACAAAAGGGTTGTGTCAAAAGCAGAGCTCATGCCACAGGCAGAGCATCAATAGTAAGAAGCAAGTTCAAGGAAATACTTGAGAACATGGCCCGGCCTGCTTCTGCGTGGCTCGTTCTTAGGA CAACGACAGCTGCCCCAGAACTCACAAGTGCCAGTGTACAGACATATGCCGCGAAAG AGACGTCTGAACCGGCGCTATCAGAGACGTCGACGGGGGCACCGAGCACTACAGCCGAGGCAACGACGAAGCCGTCTGAAACTGAGGCGACTACGCCCGAAACCAGTGCCAAGTCAGAAGCAACCACGGAGCCCGTGACTCCGAGCAGCGAACTTCCATCGACAGGAAAGCCGACCACTGCCGAAGGGCCCCGGGAAGACGAGGGACCAGAGACGACCGAGTCGCAGCCAGCCAGTTCTGTTACTCCTGCCGTGAGCACAGAGGGAGCGACCACGGTGGCAACCACTGAAGCCGCCACGACGCCCAAGGAAGAGGCCACGACACAACCTGCGGCAACCTCTACTACCACTCCCGAAGCATCAACAACTGCCGCCGTGGCCACCGCGACCCCGGAAGCAGAAGCCACGACTGAGCCGACAACGTCGTCTACACATGCGGAAACAGAAGGTGTAACTTCGTACGAAGCCAAAGAAAGTAcgccaaagaaagaagaaacgtcgGCTGCACCCGAAGTCACAACAGCGTCGACTACGGGAGCAACCGAGGAGGCTTCCTCGGAAACTCCAGAAGTCAGCACAGTGCCAAAAACTACCGAGGCTGCAGAAACTTCAACCACGCCCGCTGCTACAAGTACCGGTGTCACCGAAGAGGCGACCACGGCACATACCGAGGAACCCACGACGGCAGGAGCAGCAAGCACAGCAGCGGAAGCTGCGGAAGCATCAACGCCTTCCGAGAAGGTCACTGAAGAAACGACGACTGCTGGAGTAGAAGTCACAACTGGCACTTCAACGCCCTCTGAAAAGGTCACCGAAGAAACGACGACTGCTGGAGTAGAAGTCACAAGTGGCGCTTCAACGCCCTCCGAGAAGGTCACCGAAGAAACGACGACTGCTGGAGTAGAAGTCACAACTGGCGCTTCGACGCCCTCCGACAAGGTCACCGAAGAAACGACGACTGCTGGAGTAGAAGTCACAACTGGCGCTTCGACGCCCTCCGACAAGGTCACCGAAGAAACGACGACTGCTGGAGTAGAAGTCACAACTGGCGCTTCAACGCCCTCTGAGAAGGTCACCGAAGAAACGACGACTGCTGGAGTAGAAGTCACAACTGGCGCTTCAACGCCCTCTGAGAAGGTCACCGAAGGAACGACGACTGCTGGAGTAGAAGTCACAACTGGCGCTTCAACGCCCTCCGAGAAGGTCACCGAAGAAACGACGACTGCTGGAGTAGAAGTCACAACAGGTGCTTCAACGCCCTCTGAGAAGGTCACCGAAGAAACGACGACTGCTGAAGTAGAAGTCACAACAGGTGCTTCAACGCCCTCTGAGAAGGTCACCGAAGAAACGACGACTGCTGGAGTGGATGTAACAACTGGTGCTTCAACGCCCTCTGAGAAGGTCACCGAAGAAACGACGACTGCTGGAGTAGAAGTCACAACAGGTGCTTCAACGCCCTCTGAGAAGGTCACCGAAGAAACGACGACTGCTGGAGTAGAAGTCACAACTGGCGCCTCAACGCCCTCTGAGAAGGTCACCGAAGAAATGACGACTGCTGGAGTAGAAGTCACAACAGGTGCTTCAACGTCCTCTGAGAAGGTCACCGAAGAAACGACGACTGCTGGAGTAGAAGTCACAACTGGCGCTTCAACGGCCTCCGAGAAGGTCACCGAAGAGACGACGACTGCTGGAGTAGAAGTCACAACTGGCGCTTCAACGCCCTCTGAGAAGGTCACCGAAGAAACGACGACTGCTGGAGTACAAGTCACAACAGGTGCTTCAACGCCTTCCGAAAAAGTAACTGAAGAAACGACGACCGCTGGAGTAGAAGTCACCACAGGACCTGCCAGCTCCACGGAGGCCACGACAACATCGGCTACTAGCGAGGGTGCTACAGAGGAAACAACTGTGAGGCACACGGAGGAGTCTACGACAACAGAAGTGGCTAGCACACCTGTACAACCGGAAGCTACGTCCACACCTTCTGAAGCTGCCTCGGAAGAAACAACTCCTGGAGGAGAAGCCACCACAGGGCCATCCGTGTACACCGGAGTGACTACACAGAAGCCGACGGAGGTAACGACGGCTAAGATACCCGAAGTGGAAACAACAGTGTCTGAGCTCGGAAGAGAAGATACGCCAAAAACAACTCCAGCATACGAAACCAGCACCACTAGTGCCGCCTCGACACCAGAAACCACTGAAGAGGTTACATCTGCAACGCCGGAAGCTACGACGCCTCATGAAGTTACAGAGGGCGCCACAAGCGAAGGAACCACGGTTCAGCCAGCCACTTCTGGAGCTCCAGAAACATCGCCTACAACAGAACATGTGACGGAAGAAGAAACAAAGCCCTCTACAGCACCCACGACGCCATCAGCACCTGGAACCGAAGGTACGGCCACCCCGTCTTCAACACCTGAAGGTACCCCGTCATCCGCAGTGACAGAGGAAACTGCAACGACAGCGTCGGTGACACCGTCCGCAGAGGTCACAGCATCGTCTGCAACAACCGGTGAAGCGACGACTGTACCTGCTACCACTCGCGAAGAAGTCACGACACCTGAGGTTTCAGAAAAAGAGAAACCTGAGACCGTGACAATGGCAGACACGACAACGGCGCACACACCCGAGGAGGCCTTATCGACAACGCCAGCTGTATCGACGGAAGCTGTTTCTACGCCAGGAGTCGCTACAACAGCGCCTCCAGAAGTGAGCGAGAGCGTTACAACTCCTTCAGCAACAACCGGTGCTGAAGTAACGACGCCGTCTGAGGCCGAGAGATCGACTGCACAAGCAACTCAAGAGCCGTCTACAACTTCCCCAACAATGGAAAAAGAAACTACAAGCGCGGTAACTGTGGGTTCTACTACGGAAGCTGCGCCTGGTTCTACGACGACGGAAGGTGTTACAGGTACAATGGCAGAAGGTGTCACCGCTACAGAAGCAGTGACAGGTTCAACAGTGACGGAAGGCGTTACTTCTGAAGTGACAACTACGTCGACAGGAGCAACTCCAGAAGCGGTTACTACACAAGAACCATCCGCTACAGAACAGACCACCACTGAAACTCCGTATATCACGACAGCAACCAGGGCTCCCGAGGCTGGCCGAGACGAAGAGGCACCATCTACAACGCCTATACCTCCCGGATACACGCCTTCAAGTCCATCAGAGGAGTCTACGACTGTGGCGGCAGAAGCAACGACCGAACCTGGCGTTACCACTACGCATGCAGCCACAGAGGGTACTACGATGACCGAAGTATCTTCTGTCAAGCCAGAAGTCACGACAGGCGCCGTGACCACCACAGAAGTGCCAGCGACAACGCCGCCGGTGACACCGAGCGATATCCTCACCACTCCAGGTTCGGAGGCACCCGAGCCAGAACCCACGGCAGGAGGTCCGGAAAGAGAGCAGGGCGAGGAGTCGTCGTCAGTAACCCCAGCTGAAACGTCGAGCACAACAGAGGTCACCACGCCGGCCTCGACTAAGGAAACGCCAGTGCCGACCTCGGAACGGCCGACAACATCTGCTGAGACGACTCCCTCGGAGGTGCCGACGACCAGGCCAGAAATGACTACCGAGGGCAAGACGCCTCCTGCACCGGTAGAGCCGACGAGTAAGCAGCCAGCGCCAAAAACGTCTGAAGTTCCGGGAGAAGTCGAACAGGCTACAACGACGCCAGTTGAAATGGCACCTACTACCGAAGCTGTGACGACACCAGCGGTTGCAACAACAGAGAAGCCCCAGGCGACTGTCATAACCGAAGCTCCCGTTACGGGCTCTACCGGCTTCGAAACTCTAGATCACAGGAAAGCACCCACAACAACGGAAGCGCCTGCATCGACTCCGGAGGTGACGCCGGAAGCACCCACGACAACCGAACAGCCGGCTATTACACCAAGCACAG GTTTGCCTACAAGCACTGAGGCACCCGTGTCAGCAACAACACCAGTTGAGCCCGCGGTATCGACAACGAAGGAGGACACCGTCGGCCGGGAGGACAAGCCATCCTCCGAAGAGGAACCAGAAGAAGAAGCTG ACTGTACTTACCAAGGACAGACTTACAAGTTCGGTGACGAGGTTCCACCGCCGGACGCCTGCAAATATTGCCGCTGCTTCGACGGCGAAGTCATCTGCGCCGAGAAGGTGTGCCTCCCGCCAGCACCGAACTGCGTTCCTGGACCAATACCCGACGGCGAATGCTGCCCTGAAATGTACAATTGTG ATGGTGAAGAGATGCCTGGTACGACGCAGCTTCCGACCATCGTGCCTACTAGTAAGAAAACTCCGCCTCCGACAGTAGAGACTCCAGCGACTACACCAGAAGTAAGCGCAACATCTACCGAAGGCACCTCGCCGCCTGCATCTACCGAGCTTAGCACCGAATCTAGCGCAACACAGCCACCATCAACAACATCAGCTGGAGAATCTACTACCGCCGAGAGCACTACCGAGCCAGAAACAGAAGCCAGAAAGAAGCAGCCCCCATCTGAAAAGCCAGAGGAAGTGACCACAGGCTCCACGGAACCAGCGACAGGGGCCACATCGGCAGCGACAACACCGTCAGGGACTGAGCCAACGGAAGGTTCCACGGCTCCTTCTCTCTCAACTCAACCGCCGGAAGCGACATCCGTGGAAACCGGTGCTACAAGTGAACCGTCTGTCACAACACCTGAAACAACGCCAAGTGGTGAAACGAGTGCCCCTAGTGAGGCCTCGACGCCTGAGTCGACTTCCCCATCTGAAGCAGCCAGTCCGACAGGAACTGCCACCGAGCCAACTACTCCTGGCGTGACAACGCCTTCTGTCACTACCGAACCAGCGTCAACCCCGGTGCCATCAGCCGAAACAAGCTCAAGCGTGACAACTGCAGCCAGCAGTACTCCTGCTGAGACACCAGAGACAGGCACTCCAGAGGTAACAACACCAAGTGCAGCAACTAGCCCCGAAGCAACGACGTCAGCTGAAACTGGCTCAACGGGCACTGAAACAGAAGCAAGTACTCCTGTAACCACACCAATTGGCTCCAGCCCCGAGACTAGCACGCCTAGTGTGACTACTCCATCGTCTCCTGAGGCTAGCACACCTGAAGCAAGTACTCCTGAAACAAGCACTCCTGAAGCAAGCACTCCTGAAGCAAGCACGCCTGAGGCAAGCACACCTGAGGCCAGCACACCTGAGGCCAGTACACCTGAGGCCAGTACACCTGAGGCCAGCACGCCTGAGGCTAGCACTCCTGAAGTTAGCACGCCAGGGCCAAGCACACCTGAAGCCAGCACACCTGAAGCTAGCACTCCTGAAGTAACCACTCCTGAATCTAGCACGCCCGCAGCTAGCACGCCTGAAGCTAGCAGTCCCGATATGACTACTCCACAAGCTAGTACGCCTGAGTCAAGTACCCCTGAGGCTAGTACGCCGGAATCTAGCACTTCTGAAGCCAGCACACCTGGAGCAACTACACCTGGAGCAAGTACACCGGAATCTAGCACTCCAGAGATAACGACACCTGCAGTGTCTACTCCCGAGCCTAGTACTGCCGAAGTTAGCACTACTGAAGCTAGCACACCTGCTGCTGAGTCGAGAACACCTGAAGCTAGCACTCCTGAAGCTAGCACTTCTGAAGCCAGTACTCCTGAAGCCACAACTCCTAGCATAACCACGCCCGCCCCAACCTCTCCTGAGGGCAGTACACCTGAAGCTAGTACTCCAGAAGTCACCACGCCGGCCGTCACTTCAGAAGCAAGTACTCCTGAAGCCAGCACTTCTGCTCCAAGCACTGAAGCTACATCTTCAGAAGGCACAACACCAGAAGCCACCACACCTAGCGCTACGACTCCAGCGCCAGCCTCGACTGAAGGCACCACACCAGAGGCCAGCACTCCTGGCGCAACTACTCTGGCTGCAACGTCTCCAGAGGGCACTACACCCGAAGCAAGTACTTCTGAGCAGTCGACCCCCGCATCCACGGAAGGCACTACGCCGGAGGTCACCACACCAAGCGCAACATCACCGGAAGCAACAACTCCGGAGTCTAGCGTTCCGACTACACCACAGGAGGCCAGTACGCCAGAAACAAGCACAGCAGCTGAAACATCTTCGGAAGGCTCTACACTGGAAATGACAACGCCAGGAGCAACCACCGAAGCCGAAACTTCCACAGAAGGCGCTACGCCAGAAGCTACTACTTCCGGAGCTACCACTCCAGGGGTAACGTCTACGGAGGGTACAACACCAGAAGGCAGCACAGCGGTGACGACGTCTCCACCAGGTACCACGCCGGAAGCAACAAGTCCTGGAGAAACTACACCAGTTGCAACCTCTAGCGAGGGCACCACACCGGAAGGTAGTACTCCTGGTGTTACCACTCCAGCTCCGACCAGCCCTGAGGTTACAACTCCAGAGGCTAGCACTCCTACCGGAGCGGCCACCCTGTCTGCAACGTCTCCAGAGGTCACTACACCTGAGGGTAGCACATCAGGCGCTACCACGTCCGCTGAAACCACTCCCGAAGTATCGACTCCTGCGGCCACCACTGCAGAGTCGAGCACACCTGCGGAAACTAGCGCAACACCTGAAGCATCCACACCTTCAGTCACTGCTTCTGAAAGCCCGACATCTACAGCCGCGGAATCCGAATTGACGACAGCTGCAACCGAACAGCCTAGTTCTGTGCCTTCTACTCCTGAGGGGTCTACCCCTGAAGGGGAAACCACTGGTCCACCTAGCACTGAAGCCGCAACATCCGAGTCACCAGCTGCCACAACTCCCGAGGCTTCAACCAGCGCTGGCACGACTCCTTCCGCTTCGACAATTGAAGCCTCTACAGAAACATCTAGTCCCGAAGCGAGCACGCCAACTGGAACCGCGGCTCCCACTACACTAGAGGCTAGAACCTCTGGACTCACAGAAACAACGAGAGAAAGCACAACGCCCGCTACGCCTGAAGCCACCACACCGGCTGAAACACCTGTGACCTCGGAGTCTGCTGCCACTGAATCTCCCGCTACCACAATGGCTGAACCAAGCTCTTCTGAAGCGACAACACCGGCTTCAAGTGCGGCTACGGAAGCGACGACGCCACCTGTCACAGAAGAGACGAAGGAATCAACAGCAGCGTCCGCGCCGACCACACCGGCAGAAACGTCAGAGACAGAGAGTGCTAGCACACCATCTAGCGAAGCAACCGAGGCGACTACACCCGAAACAACGAAGGAGACCTCGGAGGCATCCACACCTGTTTCTACCGACGCTGCGACACCAGGAACGACCGAAGAAGCTGCTTCCACTCCCACGGCGACTGTTTCCGAAGCATCTACTCCGGCAACAACAGAAGGCACCGAAGAGCCCAAGACACCTTCCTCTACAGAAAGCACTGAAGGAACCAGCCCTACTGAGATGCGAGACGCCACCACTACTGAGGGCGCAACGACACCGTCCGAGGCGGCGACAAAGGCTGAAACCGAGGTCACTACGCCAGGCACTACTGCTTCGACGACAGCGGGTGCCACGGAAGAGACCAAGGAAGCCACCACCGCACCTTCCAGCGAGGCTACCGAGGCAAGTACATCGCCCGCTTCGTCGGAAGCCACCACGGAATCCAGCACTCCCGCGTCGACAACAGGTGCGTCCGAGTCAACCACTGAAGCGAAAGAGACGTCAGTCACGGAGGCCTCCACGCCAGCATCGACAGCGGCGACCAGCGAAGCGACCACCGCAGAAGTGAAAACGGAGTCGACGCCCGCCATGTCTACTACGTCGAAGCCTAGCGAGGCTACTACGCCATCGGCGGAGACAACCACAGAGTCCGAGGAGGAATTCCCGACAG AGTGCGACGTCAACGGCGTTATCTACAAGGACGGTGACCAGGTTTCGGACGGCAACCCCTGCCACTTCTGCAACTGCCTCGAAGGAGAGGTCATCTGCGCCGAGAGGATCTGCAGGCCGCCCGGTCCAGAGTGCAAACCCTTGCCCAAGTCTCCCGAGCAGTGCTGCCCAGATTACGACTGCG AAGGCGTCACAACCCCAGCAGCAGTGTCCACCGTGGAGGGGCGAAAAAAGCCTCCCGAGGTGACTCCGCCCACAGTCGAAACCACTCCGGCAGTGACGGCGCCTTCTAGGCCAAAGCCGGGagaggaagaagaggaagtgCCGAAAC CTTGCAATGTTCAAGGCACAACAGTGGAGCACGGTCAGGTCATTCAGACAGCCAACCCGTGCACTTTCTGCAAGTGCACGTTTGGCGAGATGGTGTGCGCCGAGCGTATCTGCGAGGAGCCTCCGCGACCGGGCTGCAAACCGACCGGCGTCAAACCAGAGCAGTGCTGTGCCGAGGCGTACATCTGCC CGTCTGAAGAGGAGGAAGGGCGAGAAGAAATGGTGACGCAGAAACCGTCGGTGTTCAAGTTCACCACAATCAGCCCGACGACCGACGATCTCAAGAAAATATTCGGTCCCAACGTCACCACGACTCCCGTGCCACCCACGACGGTGCCGCCATTTATCATCGAAGTCATGACTGAGCCTCCTGCATCGCAGCCGCCCGTCCACGATCTCTCAACGGGTGAGCCGGAAGCGACGACAACGGCAAAGGAACCGGAAGAGACGGGAGCGACAGAAGCAACAGCAACAACCGGCGAAGAGAGGACGACATCGGCCACAACGGCTGCGCCTGAATCCACTAGTCAACCATCCGAAGCCACTAGTCCCACTACAGAGGCTCCAGAAGCCGCGAACGCTACCACAACCACTGCCACGTTGACTACAAAGCCGCTCGTCCACTACGCGACCACTACGGAGGCATCGACGGCGGAAACGTCTGCGGAACCGGAAGTGCCTCGTGAGGAAGAGGTGACGCCTGCCGCCACGACGGTGGAACCAGTCGAAGGCAAGAAGGGCACACCTCCAGCGACGACTGAGTCGCCATCAATCTTCACAACCGTCATGGAGTTTTTCACCGGAAGCGCGTCGACGACGGAGGCACCGGAAGTGAACGCAACGACGCCTTCTGAGCCACCCAGCGTCACGACTGCGAAACCAGAGGTTGAGACGGAGAAGCCGGCGGAAACGGCTGCGACCGCGGGTGCTGCAGTGACAGAGCCAACAAAGCCAGCACCGGAGAGCACGGCGACTCCGGAAGTGACGACTCCGGAAGTGACAACGCCGGGAGCGACGACTACAGGAGAACCAGAACTACCTCGGGAAGAAGTTACTACTCCCACGCCGGTCACGGAAG AATCGGAGTCGACAACAACGGAAGGGGCTATCATAATTGAGGAAGGAT CTTGCATCTTCGACGCCAAGGTGTACCAATCGGCGGAGCAGATTCCACGGCCGGATCCGTGCGACTTCTGCTTCTGTTTCCGCGGAGACATCATCTGCCTGCAGCAGACTTGCCCACCGCCAATCCCGCAGTGTTTCGAGACGCCCATAAGTGGCTTCTGCTGTCCGCGATACGAATGCC CTGTCCACATGACGGTCAAGAACGTGAGCGttgcaacgaccacgacgacaacaacgacaacaacgccAGCTCCGAGGTTTGGACAGCAGATGCTCGAGGCATCAATGGAAGTCAAAG GTTGCGACGTGAACGGCAGCTTCTACCAGGTGGGCCAGGTGGTGAAGAAGGCTAGCGGGCCGTGCTTGGAATGCATCTGCGACGCCAGCGGCATGATAAAGTGCAACCCCAAGGAGTGCCAGCCGCAGGCGCCGCTCTTGCTCAGGATGAACCGGTCCTACTTCAGGACGCGGTAG